The Orcinus orca chromosome 1, mOrcOrc1.1, whole genome shotgun sequence DNA window CCTCACTCACCCGCGGACCCCGCATGCCCACCCCACCCAGGCTTCCAGTGGTCGGGATGCTCGGACAACATCGCCTACGGCGTGGCCTTCTCACAGTCATTTGTGGACGTGCGGGAGAGGAGCAAGGGGGCCTCGTCCAGCCGGGCCCTCATGAACCTCCACAACAACGAGGCCGGCAGGAAGGTAGTGCGCACGGCCCCAGCACCCTCACGGCCGGCCGGGAAAGGGCGGGCTCGGCAACGTCCCCAGACGCTCTCCCCCGCCCACCTGCCCCTCAGAAAACACTTGTTGGGCTCTGGCCGGTACCAGGCACCTCCTATGGGGCGGGGGGCACGGGGAGGGAGCGGACAGGTAAGCGGGCGTCACAGAACAGTGTGAGCGGCCCCCAGTGTAGCACACACGTCCCCCAACATGCCCCCGCCCacacatatatgtgcacacaGGTGTGTCTCCATCCCTTTGTCACGCACACACCCCCCAATAAGTAGCAGGGTTAGGATTTCTCCGTGTCACTACGAAGACCGTGTGCTTAACTACAATACCATTTGCTATCTCAGTACCTACTCTTCAAGGTTCCTGTGCAGGTTCAATGCAGCCATCTTCTTCCCCAACACGTCACCTTTCACTGTTTCGTATGACACTGCCCTTTAACATGTCTCTCCTCCATCAACTCCGAGTGCCCCAAGGGCAAGGACAGTATCTTTGTTCCCAACACAGCTTACCAGGTCACCGTGGCATACAGCAGGAGCTTAATACAGAGGAAGCATGACCGTACATCTGTCTCCGATTCTGCGCCATGCCCCCGTCCCTGCCCCCGCTCATCCGCCCcccccagccgcccctccccGGCCTCCCCTGAcatctcctgatggcccctctcccctccccgccccccgcaggcTATCCTGACTCACATGCGGGTGGAATGCAAGTGCCATGGGGTGTCAGGCTCCTGCGAGGTAAAGACGTGCTGGCGAGCCGTGCCGCCCTTCCGCCAGGTGGGCCACGCGCTGAAGGAGAAGTTTGACGGCGCCACGGAGGTGGAGCCACGCCGTGTGGGCTCCTCCAGGGCGCTGGTGCCGCGCAATGCGCAGTTCAAGCCGCACACAGATGAGGACCTGGTGTACTTGGAGCCCAGCCCGGACTTCTGCGAGCAGGACATGCGCAGCGGTGTGCTGGGCACGAGGGGCCGCACGTGCAACAAGACGTCCAAGGCCATCGACGGCTGCGAGCTGCTGTGCTGCGGCCGCGGCTTCCACACAGCACAGGTAGAGCTGGCCGAGCGCTGCAGCTGCAAATTCCACTGGTGCTGCTTCGTCAAGTGCCGGCAGTGCCAGCGGCTCGTGGAGCTGCACACGTGCCGGTGACCGCCGCCCAGCCCTGTGCCCAGCAACCACCTAGTGGCCCAGGGAAGGCCGATAATTTAAACAGTCCCGCACCACCCACCCCAAAAGATACtggttgtattttttgttttggtttggtttttgggtCCTCATGTTATTTATTGCTGGAACCAGGCAGGCGACCCCAAGGGCACCAACTGGGGCCTCCCTGAAGCCTGGGCCTTTGTGGCTGCCACTGACCAAAGGGACTTTGCTCATGCCTCTGGCTGCCCACATGTGGCCACTGCTGACCACTCACTTGTTATCTGTACGTTTTTCCACTTGCAGACTTAAGGTGGGTAACGAAGTGTCGCAGCCACATGCCTACTGACCCTGCCATCTAGGGAAAGGGGCAGCCCTATGGCAGGGGATGGTGCCAGCCTGATGGCAGTTGCACCCCACACTTACACACGGACCCCGGGCAGCTTCAGCCTGGTAGCTTTGTCTCTCAAGCCCTGTGGAAAAGGAATGGGCAGACACCAGGTCCAGGGCAGAAGGTTAATTTCAGGCCTCCATGAGCAGCCGGAGGTTCAGTTTCTGTGGAACCCTCCAGGCAAGAACAGCAGATGAGGTGAGAGCCAGTGAAGGCTGCAGTGCCCCCACCCCTAGCCCAGCCGCCAGGCCTCCCCTCAGAGAGGGGGACCCTCACTCCCTGGTCCCTCCCAGGCAGGAATATGGCTGCGTCCTGGATCAGAGACCCCAGCTGGGCCTTCACAGTGACGCCGTGAGCGTTGCTCCACGGTGCTGCTCCTCTGTGAAACTAAGAATGGAAACGCCACACGCACACAGGAGAGGGCCACGTGAAAAAGCCATCTCCCAACTTTTACTTCACTCCCTTAACCGAATCTATTGAGCAAATACTGTTCTAGGCCCTGTACTGGGCCATCTCACTGGATGACCACAGCAATCCTGGGAGGCCAACAAGACAGGGATGCATgcctgtgcccattttacaggagaAAGGGCAAGGCTCAGCTGGGTCCCAGAGCCagtagaggcagaggcagagccagaagAGCCCCCCAGCCAAGGCTCCTCCTGGACTCCTGTACCCAGAGGCCCAGAAACTGTAGGTCCCCCTGGGTCTGAGCCTCAGGGATGGGGCTCTGGCTGGAGGAAAAGGGGCTGGGAAGCAGCAGGAGCCACAGACCACAGGCTGAGCCAGAGCCCACTTGGTTCCCAAGGGAGGGCAGAGCAGGCTCTGAGGGAAGAGGTGGACAGTGGGAAGGCTGACGAAGTGAGGTCTCAGCAGCGGAGGGTACCGAGGGTACTGAAGCAGAGCCCCCAGAGCCAGCACCAGCAGCCCGGGCCTGGCCCTGTGCACCAGCCAAACCAGCAGGAGCCCAGCCCAAACTTCTGTGCGCAGGACCTGCACACAGCAAGCCCTGGCCTGACCCAACTGCTTCTCAGGTGGGCTCCCAACCACCAGAGGACCTCACTCTCAGCCCTCTCTCCAGGCTGCACCCACCCCGGGGCTTTCAGCTCCTGGTTTGAGGTCTTAAGCTCCAGGCTCCAGGTTCTCAGACTCCAAGTTCTCGGCTCCAGGGTTCAGCGTCTGAATTCAAGGTCCCAGATCCAGAATACGGGCTCCAGCCTGTAGACGCTCTCCCCCAGGCCTTGCGGTTTGTGCCTCCTGGTGTTGGCTCCCTCACGAAGACAGGGTCAACACCCTCGGCCCCCAGCCAAGCTCTCTGCTCATGTCCATCCAAGAAGAAGGCCAAAACCAAGTGAGAGGCTGGACCCACATTCAAATGTGGGGATAATCTCGGGGCAGGCGGGCTCTGATGTGGATGAAAGCTGAGCCGACTGTGTCCCCACAGCTGCCCAGCTGGGCTCACTGCTCCTCTGGCGGGCTCTGTTCAGTTGTCTGCTCAGAGCCAGGCAAAATACTATCCCTCACTGGCAGAGGCCCGACCCACACAAAGGAAGCAGTGgagacccctcccccacccctaagTCCTGTCCCCAGAGCCAGGGCACTAGCAGATTCAGGCTGGACGCTGGTGTGACGGGCACTGccccaggaagaggaaggatCTGCGCTTATTCATAGGCCTCACCTTTCCACCTACCAGGGGGCCCCTCAAAGCTCATCCTCCCGGCGTTCTGAAGGGTGTAGCCTCGGTGAAGCAGACTAGGTTCTAGGAACCTCTGCCCAGCCCTACCACCACTGCCACCAGCACCCCAAAGCCCAAAGGGATCCACAGCTGCAGGAAAAAGGAGCTTCCTTGGACACACCCAGCTCTAAACTGTCCAGCAGAACAGTTTAAAGAGGAACCAGCACAGGACTGACACAGCCACGCATCCTGGAAGCTGGCCAGAGGGTTCAAGCCCTGCCCGAAACCCTCTCCACTGGTCTTACCGCAAGGCAAAGGTGCCCTCGGAGGCCTTGGGCTGGACAAGCCCCAGCTCTGGATGCTGCTACCCCCTCTGCTGCCCCCACCTCGCCCAGATTTTTATACTAGGCTCCTTGCCTTTGTGACATCCCCATGAAATAGTCTGATGCACGataaaatgattatttctttatcttgcaATTGTGGCAGTGACTTTTTTGTAAAAGAGGGAGAAGAGCGACTTGGGGAAGGACATGGGAAAAGCAGATAAACATTATCAAATTCTAGAAATGGGGACACCCTTTGACCCCTCTCCTTCTGAATATCTAGTTTGAATTCACCTTTAACACCCAGAGGCTGTATCCGCATTTCACTGAGCCATGCATGATCAGCTGTTCAAACCTTGGCCTAATCCAAGGTCTCAGAATGCTTCTTGGGCATTGATTTGGAAAGGAGGGGCAGATACGATGACAGAGGAGGGTGTGGTAAAGTGGATGTCGATTGAGGAAGTGGGGGACAAATAGAAAAGAGTTTAGTTCCTGCCCAAGGACACAAGGATTCAAGGCCTGTGACTAAAAGTAAACTCCAAGATTGGAGCCCAGTCAGAATGAGGAGTCTGGATGGAAAACTCCATATAACTCCAATCACAGGTGCTGGGGAGACCCAAAGTGGCTTCTCAGGAACCTCAGTCTAGTGGAATGAAGTCCTCAGCCTTACCAAGGGGGCCATGGTCCCACACCCACACTCCGCCCCTACTGCAGTAAACCCACACCAGCCTGGGAACAGTTAGGCTACTATGTGCTTGGCTTTCCAAAAATTTAATGGGGTGTAAAAGGGCCAAAGCAAAGTGCTTTCAGGATAGCAGTGGTACACACAAATTTGTGAAGCATTGGGGAAGGGATGGGGTCTAGAGCATGGGAGGATAGAAAAGGACACATCTGCAAATCAGGGTCAAacgcagagagaaagagactggTGATATAGAGGGTCCAAGATGGTAGAGCAAAGAGGTGGGGATGTCCGTGCCCAACCACCTTCCAGAACTGGGAAAAGGACCTAGGCTTTGCAATCAAACCGACCTGGGTTGCAATCCCAGCACTGCCACTTCTTCACTATATGGAACCTTGAACAACTCTTTGTCCCTCTCTGgaactcattttcttcatttgtaatatGGGGCTGCTCCCCCTGCCCCAACTCCATTCATAATTTGGGGTTAAATAATAATAGAATCTATTTCTTGGGGATGTTAAATAAAACGTGTGAAGCTCAACAAATGGCAGCTATtactataaatattattattcccttttCAGGAATGCAGTGGGCAGTTAAGGGAGCTCTAAGATTGAGGGGATCCGAGGGAGGATGAGACGAGGAGGAAAGCAGACAGTGTGGGATAGGTTAGGGGCTGAAGGCAGGTGTGCCCCAAGACTGTGGTCCTACTCTGGCCCCATCCCAGAGATCAGAAGCAGGCGGATGTCTCAGGGCAGAGATCTCCAGGCACGAAACCGAGAATCCAAGGGATCGGGGTACCCAGGGAGCAAAGCAATGGCAAAGCTGCCCCTAGGCACCAACAGGAGAGGCTGAATCCAGCCAGGCTCCAATGTGGGTGAGAGGCAGGACTAGGACAGGGAGTGGGGGTGAAGGAGGCCATAGTCAGAAGTAGAGGTGGGTGTGTCGGAGCTGTGGGAAGCTTATGCAGTGGGGCCCAGGGGCTCCGCCTGTGAGGGTGGAAGGTTTCCAGGGCTCCCAGGCCAGGTCTGCTCGCAGAGAGGCTGTGTCCAGATCCATCCTTGACAATGCCCTCAGACTCAGGCCTGAAGGTTTTTGAGAAGGTTGTGAAACCGTGTGATAATAAAGTGGACCTCCTTCTCAGCTCCTTTGTGATAGCCAGTACTCCAAGGAAGTCTTGGGGAGACCAGAGGCAGGGTTTAAAGTGGATCTTGGGCCAAGAAAGGGCCAGAGAACACAGGAAAGTGAAGGGTAGAAGGAAGTATAGGGAGGGTTCTGGGCAACTGACAGGGGCTAAGAAAGGCTGAGTGAGGAAAAGGCAGCGGGTAGGAGGgcagacacagaaacagaaagataccagaagaaagagaggaaggtgcTGAGGGACCAGAAGGCATCCGGGCAGAGGAGCCCAGCAGCTTCCTAGCAAGAGGAAGAAAACGCTGAGCTTCAGGAGAAGGCATCTGACTCGAGAAGGTCtaagggatggggggagggggtggagtgtggcctggcctggcctggcccaggCGATGACTTCATAGGCATCTCCCCCCATTCCTTCCTGAGCCGCCAGCCCTGCTGACCCCCTGCCCGCATCTCAAGGGTCTAGGCCAAGCAGGCGCTGACAGGGGAGAGAAGGGGCCCTTCTGGGCCAGGTCCCCAAGCCTGGCATAGTgcctgctggggaggaggggcctaGAGGCCCAGCCCTTGTCAGCATCCCGGCCGGCACTTTGGAGGCAATTAGCAGCCCAGCTGAGCTAATCCCCCGCCTGGCGAGGCCAACACAAACAGGCCCAGGCCGGGTACACACTCGCCTCCCTGTTTGCTGAGGGGCCCGGTGGTCTGCCAAGAACAACACCAATAACCTGGGGCCTTCTCGAGGTTAAGAGGAGGACCGGGGCTCGCTGAAGAGCGGACAGTGCCTGACAGAGCATACTCTGGCCAGGTGCCCTGGCTGCCCCAGAAAGGCAGCCACTGTTCCCAAGCCTTTGGCCAGCCAGGAAGAGGAAGCTGGACACAAGGAGCCATATACTCTGATTcagtgcccacccccacccccagccctgccacctgtGAGTGAGAAGGGCCAGCCCGGGCTTGTGCTGCCTCAGCCAGCCCCACAACTGAGGCCGGCAGGGGCCGGGCCCTCTAGGCAGGACTCGAGGATTACATGCTCCACGCTGGACACGGGAACCCAGAGGCAATTCAGACCTGGACCctgccctcaggggctcacagtctaGCGAGAGAACAGACTGCGTAGGACCCTGCAGCAGGGCCAGTCTCTAGCCGCACTGGCCACTTCCCCAACTTGGAAACGCCATGGCAGAACTCCCACAACTGAGAAGGCAAAGGCGGACCCAGAAGAaacaaactgaggcccagaaattgATAAATGGGGAGACAGGAGGGATCCAGAACCAACTTTGGCACAGACTGGTCCCGGTTCAAGCCAGCAACCACTGAGCGAGCCCAGAGACAAGGCCCTGCTCTGCATCCCCGCTTCTCGAATCCAGCCCAATTTCACCTTCATCAGCCCGTGGCCTGAGAGCATCTCTGTTCTGAGCCAAACCCTCTATCCTCAGTTTGGTTCCTCACCCCCACAGGTATGCATGGACTTCGCAGCAACATCAGGAGCCACAGCCCCTTTGAAGGGTCTACTTGGGAAAGCGACATGGCCTCCTGCCTGGCCAGGCCCCTTGCGACACTGCTGATCATCAACAGCCAACACTATCACCGTTTACTGATCATCTACTGCCTGCGGGGTCCGACCCACACCAACACTGCCTACCAGCACTATCCCGTGTCATGGTCACAAGCGAATAATGGAACAGGAACACTTCCTGTCGGATAAATCAGCTGGGAGGCAGGTGCACGATTTACCCCGTTACAAataaggacactgaggcccacAGAAGGGAAGACTTGCCTACAGCCAGAGCCCAGACCTCCAGGCTCCTGGTCAGGATGTAGTGTGTCACCAGGCTCCACCCACAAGCCTCTTCAATTTTCTTCACCCCACCCTGGCCTAGACCCTTCCTGGTCAAAAAGCCTCAAGAGTCTtgagcccacccctccccacaaaaATAGCATTATCTGTCTCTGGCTGGGCTATGCTCAACTCTGTCACTCTGCTGGGAACCTACACATGGCTATGTAGACAGCTTTCTCTAGGGCAGAGGGTGAGGAAGGCTGGAGTCACTCTGCTAAGGTGGACAAAGCCACATCTGGAAACAGCAGCCCTGCCTACTACCCCCTGCCCTGGCTGGTGTGGCAGAAGACTAGGTCTGGTTCCAAGCCTGCCAGACAGGCTGTCAGGATCCTGCCCACCACAGGAAGGGGCTGACATTCATGATGTGAGCTCCCTTTGGGCTGCTCCCATACCTGGCTCTAGAGCATCTAGCCTTGGACCAAGGTATAGATGAATAGATGAGTCCTTTTCCCCTTCAGTTCAGCCAAAAGGGGAGGGATTTTTCAAAAAGATCTTTTACTAGGAAATTGAAGGAAAACAAGTAGATTATAAGTACACAGAAACAAGCAGATTCCTAAGCAGGACTTTAACCAGCACCTAACCAGAGCCCTGTGGACGccacttctcccttctctcctcatgAAGCCTCCTTCTAGACACCGggacacgggggtgggggtggggtgtcatTCTAGCTCCACTGCTGGCAGCCTGTGGAATCTGAAGCAAGTTAGTAAACTCTAAATCTCATCGGTAAAAGAGAGATGAAGATAGCGACAGAGCCAGGACTGAGCTCgcttctgactccaaagcttctATTCTGTAcagcctccccaccctgcccccaccactATGGCTTTCAGAGGACCACACAAAACACTGAATGGGGAAGTGCCTTGTGGACTGGGAAGGGCTGTAAAGGACATTGACGGTTGTCATAAGCCAGCACCCTGGCTCTTTAAGAATGAGGGAAAGCGTTCTATGGGGGTGTGGGGATGGCATCGTAGGTTCCCGTCCCATGAGGTTTAGATGACAGGAGAATTTGTGGGGTCTCTCTTCTCCTGGGAgtcttcccacccctcctcctccctcctttcagCACCTCCGGCAGCCTGCGCCTCCTGCTCACCCCCTTCTTGGACCTGCGGCTGGAGCCACCTGGGAAACTTCAGAAATAGCTGACGGTTATCACAGCCAGGACAGGGCGAGCTGCTGCCCCTCTGATTCATCACAGAGCTGGAGTGGATCCAGAGAAGTGACCAAGAGGATGCAGGGCTGCTGCTATGAATTCAGACTGCTTCAGTCCACAGAGAGCGGCAGAGGGCTCAGTCAAATCATAAGTGGATAAGGAAAGGGGACTCTGGAATTGTTCTTCAAAAGAACAGGCACGCGGGGTGCCGGAAGAAGCCTGAGCTGCAGTTGCACAGATCCGGGACTGAACCTCTTCTGGGCCTCTCACTAGCAGGGTGACCTCGGATACGTTAACCCCTGTGagtctcagcttccccatctatGCCAACTCAGAGGCTACTGTGGGAACTGGACCATAATGTAGGTGGCTGTCCAGTAAAAAGTTCTCTGTCCCAGTCCCTTCACTTCGACCTGGGACACGTGTtccccccttctcccttcccacctAGCCAGGTACCAAAGCCACCAGCCACGCAtaccccagccctctcctctcAGCACCAGGGGAAGCTCAACGTGCCATATGATTCCTAGGCCCCGTCCTGCTCGGGTTCCCGTCTGCAAGCCACGCAGGGTTCAGTTAGATAGCAGGCCCCCAGCTCGGTGAGGAGAAAGGCAGGTTATTCCCCTCCAACTTGCCCTCAAGGGTAAGAGCTCCGTCCAGTTCACCCAGCAGAGGCTTCAGCTCATTAGCAAGAAAGGGGTTCTCAACCTTCAACCTATGCCCCCCTGCCTTTGAGCAACAAAACCCTTGCTTTGTTAGTTCTATgtgacatttcaaaataaatcttgTGACTGAAACAAGCACTTCAAATCACATACACCATTTGTCCCCTGGCTATTCTGTTGATAATACTTCCCTCAAGGGAAGTGTAGTGGTCaaaagctctggagtcagataatcccagctctaccacgtCCTAGCTGTGtaccttgggtaagtcatttaacctgtttcctcagttataaattgaGCTACCGTGAAGATAAAgcacataaagcacttagcacgttgccagtcacacagctggtgctcAGCCATTAGCCATCACTACTGCTGTTAACAGCAGAGGAGGCTCCCGTTGCTGAGCCAGATGCGTCACGGTGCGCTCCCCAGACTTCAGCTGGCAGAAGATACACTGCACAGAAAAATGGGTGGGTGCTCCCCTGAAGTACCTGTCACACTGTGCCACACACACTGTTGCTTCTAATGTTCACATGCTCCTCctcagactgtgagctccttcagGGTGGGATCTGCATCTTCTGTTTTACATGGCAGGGAGCAGGGGAGTGTCAGGAAGCATTGAATAAATGTCAAATGACCCGAGGCATGCACTCTAGAAGAAAATGCAATGCAGCCATCTGCCAAGCACTAGATGGCACAAGGTGAGCTATTGGACCGATAAAGGGCAGCAGAGGAGTGGGCTCGAATCCTTGAAAGCTCTAAAACACTACAGCTGTATGGCTGCTACTCTAGATTCCTTCTCTAGAACAACGGAGTCAGGAGAGTAAACTATCTCCATCCACTACTACCCCTGGATTACAGGACCCCACGGCCCTTTCAAGGCCCCGGAGAAAAGCCCGGCCTGAGCCCACAAGCCCTGGTCCCTGCGCAAGGCCCCCCGGAGAGCCAGCTCACATGGCTTTGTTATAAATGATGCCCTGACAGCCATCTGACCCACTGTCTGCTGGTCTCCCCATCTCCAAGTTCCTGAAGCCTCAGCCAAAGACAACAGTGAGGACTCTTTTCTTCAGGGCCCAGAGTGGAAGGCTCCCCAGCACCTGGGAGCAGCTGGAAGTTGGAACTCAAGGACTCATCGCTGCTGGTCTCCCCATCTCGAGCCAAACACATCTGTAAACAAGCCTTCTCAGTGGCTccctgcagctgctccccaggagTCAAAAGGGAGAGAAGCAGGCTAGAATCAGGGCGGCCCAAGGCTTACAAGTGAGAACTGAACCAGGCGGGGCCTGGTCTGAAAGAAGGCCCCTTGGTATGGCCAGGCCTGCGCTGGTGGCCTTGTGCCCAGATCCTTGGATGGGTTCACCACTGCCCAGGACTGCTGCCCTGTGCCAGGCTGCTGGGACCCCAAGAGGCATAGGGTCTGTGTCACACTGCTGTAGGTCCCACTGTTTTACAAGCTGGCAGAGAGAAAGAACTTGCTGGGGCGGAGATGCCTGGATGCTGGGCTGTTGTGCGTGATCCTGTTTGCTATAAAACAGCCAGACATTCCTAGGACCTGGAATCGCGCCGAGGCCATGGAGCTAGCCTTCCCGACCATATATCTCCAGGCGGGGGACAGGCCTGAGACATCTGAGATAATAAAGACATGATTGTCTCAGCCCTGGGGCTTGTCTCCCCTTTGTCCCAGGGCCCAGCAGCCAGCAAGAAGTTTAAAGACATCCACCCCCTTCTCCTGGGAAAGTACAAATGCATCAGATTCTATAGCCCCTGGGGTGAGCTTCCCAAGAACCAGGCCTGGGATTCCTGCTCTCAGCTCACCAGAGCAGAAGACAATCCAGGGTCCATCCCGTGGCAGCACACAACTAAGTGGAACGTACAGCACTCATTTGGGGAATAGGCCATTCTCTGTGCATACATCTCAATATTCACCAGCCCTACAACAGAGGAACTCTTCAATTTtagggatgaagaaactgaagctgagaggGGTTAATgcacttgtccaaagtcacaggtATTCAAAAGCAGATGGTTTCAAACCTAGATCTGTTTTATTCCAAAGCCTGCAACCTCCGTGTTAACTCTAAAACCCCTCCACAACCCCAGACTTCTTTTTAATGCTCCTTCTTCCCTAATGTCCAATTGCTCAATTCCAAAGCAAGAAGGTTTACCCTTTAACATCTGAAGGGAAAAATTCATGAAGGAAGCAAAACCCAGACTCCGAATCTAGAAGC harbors:
- the WNT4 gene encoding protein Wnt-4 isoform X2, which produces MSPRSCLRSLRLLVFAVFSAAASNWLYLAKLSSVGSISEEETCEKLKGLIQRQVQMCKRNLEVMDSVRRGAQLAIEECQYQFRNRRWNCSTLDSLPVFGKVVTQGTREAAFVYAISSAGVAFAVTRACSSGELEKCGCDRTVHGVSPQGFQWSGCSDNIAYGVAFSQSFVDVRERSKGASSSRALMNLHNNEAGRKAILTHMRVECKCHGVSGSCEVKTCWRAVPPFRQVGHALKEKFDGATEVEPRRVGSSRALVPRNAQFKPHTDEDLVYLEPSPDFCEQDMRSGVLGTRGRTCNKTSKAIDGCELLCCGRGFHTAQVELAERCSCKFHWCCFVKCRQCQRLVELHTCR
- the WNT4 gene encoding protein Wnt-4 isoform X3, which encodes MEALCKTALPPFWPWEPGRMAVTGSREKPTSRTHPWYLAKLSSVGSISEEETCEKLKGLIQRQVQMCKRNLEVMDSVRRGAQLAIEECQYQFRNRRWNCSTLDSLPVFGKVVTQGVAFAVTRACSSGELEKCGCDRTVHGVSPQGFQWSGCSDNIAYGVAFSQSFVDVRERSKGASSSRALMNLHNNEAGRKAILTHMRVECKCHGVSGSCEVKTCWRAVPPFRQVGHALKEKFDGATEVEPRRVGSSRALVPRNAQFKPHTDEDLVYLEPSPDFCEQDMRSGVLGTRGRTCNKTSKAIDGCELLCCGRGFHTAQVELAERCSCKFHWCCFVKCRQCQRLVELHTCR
- the WNT4 gene encoding protein Wnt-4 isoform X1, whose amino-acid sequence is MEALCKTALPPFWPWEPGRMAVTGSREKPTSRTHPWYLAKLSSVGSISEEETCEKLKGLIQRQVQMCKRNLEVMDSVRRGAQLAIEECQYQFRNRRWNCSTLDSLPVFGKVVTQGTREAAFVYAISSAGVAFAVTRACSSGELEKCGCDRTVHGVSPQGFQWSGCSDNIAYGVAFSQSFVDVRERSKGASSSRALMNLHNNEAGRKAILTHMRVECKCHGVSGSCEVKTCWRAVPPFRQVGHALKEKFDGATEVEPRRVGSSRALVPRNAQFKPHTDEDLVYLEPSPDFCEQDMRSGVLGTRGRTCNKTSKAIDGCELLCCGRGFHTAQVELAERCSCKFHWCCFVKCRQCQRLVELHTCR